A single Triticum dicoccoides isolate Atlit2015 ecotype Zavitan chromosome 2A, WEW_v2.0, whole genome shotgun sequence DNA region contains:
- the LOC119358024 gene encoding uncharacterized protein LOC119358024, with protein MTVPVSLLVSSGLCVGVSACLSTGLAFHASFALSLVYLVRVLSPELVDGFFGQVDAVVQEDLRNARAFLRDDPLIAPIYACAEEQARRAHAFAAEAIDGLQRKAREQMSGLTDGAVAAFLWLRLAAGVTNLLATVLLTAALNEAKSRAPSVLRWRGVKGFRQPPREETEAEAATSRSKRGTTVLVAWISAIVAYCTLVFTINGICNGITSFAMCFPCFAALCGFALMEAERVYLWDSYVIDTRAGGSNTANARRRAGNAAGGAITEKDMRDAGECLWFVIIMMHCIDAYFLGLMLGNRPFVLASLAIYNVAALASARKAYLTTDEGEVADGAHVNVNKWHAAAMTVVAIDVAKVVATYVVLDFYLGALLFVSLGAKAVFLLDRAIYLSDEGASEDDDSNEEGADLAGSDAGDAEGNQEGDSEGSDEDTQEVADLAGDVAGDSEGSDDIGTENSSDIAACEHEEEEDSSTEKHSNVSDSEEQRRAESDYSSSGSSSVDDWTFVGADPTMPTNVNGGANRRFGFLP; from the coding sequence ATGACGGTCCCGGTGTCGCTCCTCGTCTCGTCGGGTCTCTGCGTCGGCGTGTCGGCGTGCTTGTCCACGGGCCTCGCGTTCCACGCCTCCTTCGCGCTCTCCCTCGTCTACCTCGTGCGCGTCCTGTCGCCGGAGCTCGTCGACGGCTTCTTCGGCCAGGTGGACGCCGTCGTGCAGGAAGACCTGCGCAACGCCCGCGCCTTCCTCAGAGATGACCCCTTGATCGCGCCCATCTATGCCTGCGCCGAGGAGCAAGCGCGCCGCGCCCACGCGTTTGCCGCGGAGGCGATCGATGGCCTGCAGAGGAAGGCGAGGGAGCAGATGAGCGGCCTCACGGACGGGGCAGTCGCGGCGTTCCTCTGGCTCCGTTTGGCCGCCGGCGTAACCAATCTTCTGGCGACCGTCCTGCTCACCGCTGCGCTCAACGAGGCGAAAAGCCGAGCGCCGTCGGTTCTGAGGTGGAGGGGCGTGAAGGGGTTCAGACAGCCGCCGAgagaggagacggaggcggaggcggcgacctCCCGCTCCAAACGTGGCACCACGGTGCTCGTCGCATGGATCTCGGCGATCGTCGCGTACTGCACGCTAGTGTTCACCATCAACGGCATCTGCAACGGCATCACGTCGTTCGCGATGTGCTTCCCATGCTTCGCTGCGCTCTGCGGCTTTGCGCTCATGGAGGCCGAGAGGGTCTACCTGTGGGATTCGTACGTCATTGATACCAGGGCCGGCGGCAGCAACACGGCCAATGCAAGACGGCGAGCTGGCAATGCCGCGGGTGGAGCGATCACGGAGAAGGACATGCGGGATGCGGGGGAGTGCCTCTGGTTCGTCATCATCATGATGCACTGCATCGACGCCTACTTCCTCGGCCTCATGCTGGGGAACCGGCCGTTTGTGCTCGCGTCCTTGGCCATCTACAACGTCGCCGCCCTTGCGTCGGCCAGGAAGGCTTACCTGACGACGGACGAAGGCGAGGTCGCCGACGGAGCGCACGTGAACGTGAACAAGTGGCACGCTGCCGCCATGACGGTGGTGGCAATAGACGTCGCCAAGGTCGTTGCCACCTACGTCGTGCTCGACTTTTACCTCGGTGCGCTGTTGTTCGTGTCTCTCGGTGCCAAGGCGGTGTTCTTGCTGGACAGGGCGATTTACTTGTCGGATGAGGGTGCCTCGGAGGACGACGACAGCAATGAGGAGGGTGCTGACCTCGCCGGCAGCGACGCTGGAGATGCCGAAGGTAATCAGGAGGGAGATAGCGAAGGTTCTGACGAGGATACTCAGGAGGTTGCTGATCTGGCTGGGGATGTTGCCGGAGATTCCGAAGGTTCTGACGACATTGGTACAGAGAATTCGAGTGACATTGCTGCTTgcgaacatgaagaggaagaagactcgTCCACCGAGAAGCACTCCAATGTATCGGATTCAGAGGAGCAGCGTCGTGCAGAATCAGACtacagcagcagcggcagcagcagcgtgGACGACTGGACTTTCGTAGGCGCCGACCCGACGATGCCGACCAATGTTAACGGTGGCGCCAACCGGAGGTTCGGGTTTTTGCCGTAG